The following are from one region of the Amyelois transitella isolate CPQ chromosome 21, ilAmyTran1.1, whole genome shotgun sequence genome:
- the LOC106140252 gene encoding glucosamine-6-phosphate isomerase isoform X2 → MRMIILEDAAKVSDWAARFVLQRVTQFAPGPGRHFVLGLPTGGTPLGMYRRLIDFYKEGRISFKYVTTFNMDEYVGLPREHPESYHYYMWNEFFKHVDIDPANAHVLDGNAPDLVAECQRFEDLIAAAGGVHLFIGGIGPDGHIAFNEPGSSLVSRTRVKSLAYDTLEANKRFFGNDLSKVPKQALTVGVGTVMDAKEVMILITGAHKALALAKAVEEGVNHMWTVSAFQQHAQALFICDEDATLELRVKTVKYFKSLMEEHNKLLEIRR, encoded by the exons ATGCGGATGATAATTCTGGAAGACGCGGCGAAGGTCTCGGACTGGGCGGCGCGGTTCGTGCTGCAGCGCGTCACACAGTTCGCGCCGGGGCCCGGCAGACACTTCGTGCTGGGGCTCCCCACCGGCGGGACCCCGCTGGGAATGTACCGCAGGCTCATAGACTTCTACAAGGAGGGCCGTATTTCCTTCAAATATGTCACCACTTTCAATATGGACGAGTATGTTG GTCTCCCGCGGGAGCACCCCGAGTCGTACCACTACTACATGTGGAACGAGTTCTTCAAGCACGTGGACATCGACCCCGCGAACGCGCATGTGCTGGACGGCAACGCGCCCGACCTGGTGGCGGAGTGCCAGCGCTTCGAGGACCTGATCGCGGCGGCCGGCGGGGTTCACTTGTTTATAG GCGGCATCGGCCCGGACGGACACATCGCCTTCAACGAGCCGGGCTCCTCGCTCGTGTCCCGCACCAGGGTCAAGTCTCTGGCCTACGACACGCTGGAGGCCAACAAGAGGTTCTTCGGGAACGACCTGAGCAAAGTGCCCAAGCAGGCGCTGACGGTCGGCGTTGGCACCGTCATGGATGCTAAAGAG GTGATGATCCTCATCACGGGCGCCCACAAGGCCCTAGCGCTGGCGAAGGCGGTGGAGGAGGGCGTCAACCACATGTGGACGGTGTCCGCCTTCCAGCAGCATGCGCAGGCGCTGTTCATCTGCGACGAGGACGCCACGCTGGAGCTGCGCGTCAAGACTGTCAAGTACTTCAAG AGCCTCATGGAGGAACACAACAAGTTGCTGGAGATCCGTCGGTGA
- the LOC106140258 gene encoding lysoplasmalogenase TMEM86A, with protein sequence MVSPTDLMKRVGVGGRLVPFFKCVCVYFAAGGGAPSATAVAAKCAPVLCLLLLVALQHSRTRYGRLVCGGLALSALGDALLVWPQHFVAGMAAFAAAHVLYIAAFGLRSDSLVYAAVLYAATFAFQTLIKPPGALAVLVPLYGLLLATMAWRGGARAGAGRGACAAAAGAGALLFLVSDALLGYSLFGGPVPHKQVLVMSTYYLGQLGIALSALEPAHAHVSADRCH encoded by the exons ATGGTATCTCCAACTGATCTG ATGAAGCGCGTAGGCGTGGGGGGTCGCCTGGTGCCGTTCTTCAAGTGCGTGTGCGTGTACTtcgcggcgggcggcggcgcgcccTCCGCCACCGCCGTCGCGGCCAAGTGCGCGCCCGTGCTGTGTCTGCTGCTGCTCGTCGCGCTGCAGCACTCTCG CACGCGGTACGGGCGCCTCGTGTGCGGCGGGCTGGCGCTGTCCGCGCTGGGCGACGCGCTGCTGGTGTGGCCGCAGCACTTCGTGGCCGGCATGGCGGCGTTCGCGGCCGCGCACGTGCTCTACATCGCCGCCTTCGGGCTCCGAAGCGATTCACTTGTATACGCCGCCGTTTTGTACGCCGCCACTTTCGCCTTCCAGACGTTGATCAAACCGCCTGGAGCTTTGGCAGTTTTGGTGCCCTTGTACGGGCTGTTGTTGGCGACGATGGCGTGGCGGGGCGGCGCGCGGGCGGGCGCGGGGCGCGGCGcgtgcgcggcggcggcgggcgcgggcgcgctGCTGTTCCTGGTGTCGGACGCGCTGCTCGGGTACAGCCTGTTCGGAGGCCCTGTGCCGCATAAGCAG GTGCTGGTGATGTCGACGTACTACCTCGGTCAGCTCGGCATCGCTCTCAGTGCGCTCGAGCCTGCGCACGCGCATGTCTCCGCAGATAGGTGTCATTGA
- the LOC106140252 gene encoding glucosamine-6-phosphate isomerase isoform X1: protein MRMIILEDAAKVSDWAARFVLQRVTQFAPGPGRHFVLGLPTGGTPLGMYRRLIDFYKEGRISFKYVTTFNMDEYVGLPREHPESYHYYMWNEFFKHVDIDPANAHVLDGNAPDLVAECQRFEDLIAAAGGVHLFIGGIGPDGHIAFNEPGSSLVSRTRVKSLAYDTLEANKRFFGNDLSKVPKQALTVGVGTVMDAKEVMILITGAHKALALAKAVEEGVNHMWTVSAFQQHAQALFICDEDATLELRVKTVKYFKALSCEHQKLIGETPVEEQRIIH from the exons ATGCGGATGATAATTCTGGAAGACGCGGCGAAGGTCTCGGACTGGGCGGCGCGGTTCGTGCTGCAGCGCGTCACACAGTTCGCGCCGGGGCCCGGCAGACACTTCGTGCTGGGGCTCCCCACCGGCGGGACCCCGCTGGGAATGTACCGCAGGCTCATAGACTTCTACAAGGAGGGCCGTATTTCCTTCAAATATGTCACCACTTTCAATATGGACGAGTATGTTG GTCTCCCGCGGGAGCACCCCGAGTCGTACCACTACTACATGTGGAACGAGTTCTTCAAGCACGTGGACATCGACCCCGCGAACGCGCATGTGCTGGACGGCAACGCGCCCGACCTGGTGGCGGAGTGCCAGCGCTTCGAGGACCTGATCGCGGCGGCCGGCGGGGTTCACTTGTTTATAG GCGGCATCGGCCCGGACGGACACATCGCCTTCAACGAGCCGGGCTCCTCGCTCGTGTCCCGCACCAGGGTCAAGTCTCTGGCCTACGACACGCTGGAGGCCAACAAGAGGTTCTTCGGGAACGACCTGAGCAAAGTGCCCAAGCAGGCGCTGACGGTCGGCGTTGGCACCGTCATGGATGCTAAAGAG GTGATGATCCTCATCACGGGCGCCCACAAGGCCCTAGCGCTGGCGAAGGCGGTGGAGGAGGGCGTCAACCACATGTGGACGGTGTCCGCCTTCCAGCAGCATGCGCAGGCGCTGTTCATCTGCGACGAGGACGCCACGCTGGAGCTGCGCGTCAAGACTGTCAAGTACTTCAAG GCGCTGAGCTGCGAGCATCAGAAGCTGATCGGGGAGACGCCGGTGGAGGAGCAGCGGATCATCCACTAG
- the LOC106140257 gene encoding charged multivesicular body protein 2a: MEWLFGHRMTPDEMLRKNQRALNKAMRDLDRERMKMEQQEKKVIADIKKLAKEGQMDAVKIMAKDLVRTRRYVRKFMLMKANIQAVSLKIQTLKSQSTMAQAMRGVTRAMATMNRQLNMPQIQKILQEFEKQSEIMDMKEEMMNDSIDEAMEGDADEEESDAVVSQILDELGLQLNDQLSGLPQATGSLSISTKAGPAGVPVAGASGAGLSDADAELQSRLDNLRRE; this comes from the exons ATGGAGTGGCTATTTGGTCACCGGATGACGCCAGACGAGATGCTGCGCAAGAACCAGCGCGCGCTGAACAAGGCCATGCGCGACCTGGACCGCGAGCGCATGAAAATGGAGCAGCAGGAGAAGAAAGTCATCGCAGATATCAAGAAACTCGCCAAGGAAGGCCAGATG GATGCAGTGAAAATAATGGCAAAGGACCTGGTGCGCACGCGGCGGTACGTGCGCAAGTTCATGTTGATGAAGGCCAACATCCAGGCCGTCTCCCTGAAGATACAGACGCTTAAGTCACAAAGCACCATGGCACAGGCCATGCGAGGAGTCACCAGGGCCATGGCCACCATGAACCGGCAGCTCAACATGCCGCAGATACAGAAGATCTTGCAG GAGTTTGAGAAACAATCCGAGATCATGGACATGAAGGAGGAGATGATGAACGACTCCATCGACGAGGCAATGGAGGGCGACGCCGATGAGGAGGAGAG CGACGCGGTGGTATCCCAGATCCTGGACGAGCTGGGCCTGCAGCTCAACGACCAGCTGTCCGGCCTGCCGCAGGCTACGGGCTCGCTGTCCATCTCCA CGAAGGCCGGGCCGGCGGGCGTGCCGGTGGCGGGCGCGTCGGGCGCGGGGCTCAGCGACGCCGACGCCGAGCTGCAGTCGCGCCTCGACAACCTGCGCAGGGAGTAG
- the LOC106140251 gene encoding replication factor C subunit 2 — MTDDDVTIMEVDEAEPKPSKINKPTTKNTSHLPWIEKYRPQVFTDIVGNEDTVSRLAVFARSGNAPNIIIAGPPGVGKTTTILCLARALLGPAFKDAVLELNASNDRGIDVVRNKIKMFAQQKVTLPAGMHKIVILDEADSMTDGAQQALRRTMELYSSTTRFALAANNSEKIIEPIQSRCAVLRYSKLTDAQILAKILEVCKKENLSYTEEGVSAVVFTAQGDLRSALNNLQSTAQGFGHISPDNVFKVCDEPHPMLVKNMLESCLKQDIHAAYKVIANLCKLGYAAEDIVSNIFRVVKTLDAPEETRLAWVRELGLTHMRVADGLAAPLQLAALLARLCRAADPASAKDDPCW; from the exons ATGACCGACGATGATGTTACAATCATGGAGGTGGATGAAGCCGAACCTAAACCATCAAAGATTAATAAACCTACCACAAAAAACACGTCTCACTTGCCTTGGATAGAGAAGTACAGGCCTCAAGTTTTTACTGACATAGTTGGCAATGAAGACACTGTGTCTCGTCTGGCTGTATTTGCACGGAGCGGCAATGCGCCGAATATCATTATTGCGGGCCCTCCCGGCGTTGGTAAAACAACTACAATTTTGTGCTTAGCTCGGGCATTGCTGGGTCCTGCCTTCAAGGACGCAGTGTTGGAGCTAAACGCATCTAATGATAGAGGTATAGATGTCGTTCGTAATAAAATCAAGATGTTTGCACAACAAAAAGTAACTCTACCAGCTGGGATGCACAAGATTGTGATTCTGGACGAAGCAGACAGTATGACAGATGGCGCACAGCAGGCTTTGCGAAGAACTATGGAGTTGTATTCCAGTACAACAAGATTTGCTCTGGCAGCCAACAACAGTGAGAAGATAATTGAACCTATTCAGTCTCGCTGTGCAGTACTGCGATATAGCAAACTCACTGATGCTCAAATACTGGCCAAG atTCTAGAAGTTTGCAAGAAAGAGAACCTATCATACACCGAAGAGGGTGTGAGTGCAGTGGTGTTCACAGCACAGGGTGACCTTCGCTCGGCACTCAATAACCTGCAGTCCACTGCGCAGGGCTTCGGCCACATCAGTCCAGATAATGTGTTCAAAGTGTGTGACGAGCCGCACCCTATGCTTGTCAAGAATATGTTGGAATCTTGTCTCAAGCAGGATATACACGCTGCTTACAAG GTAATAGCCAATCTGTGCAAGTTAGGCTACGCGGCGGAGGACATAGTGAGCAACATATTCCGCGTGGTGAAGACACTGGACGCCCCGGAGGAGACCCGCCTGGCGTGGGTGCGGGAGCTGGGGCTCACGCACATGCGCGTGGCGGACGGGCTCGCCGCGCCGCTGCAGCTGGCGGCCTTGTTGGCCAGGCTGTGTCGCGCTGCGGACCCCGCCAGCGCCAAGGATGATCCGTGCTGGTGA
- the LOC106140255 gene encoding zinc finger protein 330 homolog codes for MPKKKTGQRKKAEKQRQRQKEIRNARENVDLAQHPCNVPMECDKCQKKQKNRAFCYFCQALQRLPTCAHCGKVKCMSKTGDCVVRHAGVFTTGLGMVGAICDFCEAWVCHGRKCLTSHACTCPLQDALCLECERGVWEHGGRVFRCCFCNGFLCEDDQFEHQASCQVLESENYKCQSCNRLGQYSCLRCKTCFCSEHVRRRGAGRPARGAPPCPRCQYPTQLTADLSMSTRSHRYGRQGASQPLDDDDDYGSYGDYTQGASYGGEEGGGEDDSSSYSESDDDSDEEDDSDSDSEPGESSSVPATKGS; via the exons ATGCCAAAGAAAAAGACTGGTCAAAGGAAGAAGGCTGAAAAGCAGAGGCAGCGGCAGAAAGAAATTCGCAATGCTCGCGAGAACGTTGACCTGGCGCAGCATCCCTGCAACGTTCCCATGGAATGCGATAAATGTCAGAA AAAGCAGAAAAACCGAGCATTCTGCTACTTCTGCCAGGCCCTGCAGAGACTGCCCACATGTGCGCACTGTGGCAAGGTGAAATGCATGAGCAAGACCGGGGACTGCGTGGTCCGCCACGCCGGGGTCTTCACCACTGGACTAGGCATGGTG ggTGCAATCTGTGACTTCTGCGAGGCATGGGTGTGCCATGGTCGCAAGTGTCTCACCAGCCATGCGTGCACATGCCCGCTACAGGACGCCCTCTGTCTGGAGTGTGAGCGAG GTGTGTGGGAGCACGGAGGGCGCGTGTTCCGGTGCTGTTTCTGCAACGGGTTCCTGTGCGAGGATGACCAGTTCGAGCACCAGGCCTCCTGCCAAGTGCTCGAGTCTGAGAACTACAAGt GTCAATCCTGCAACCGGCTGGGGCAGTACTCGTGCCTGCGCTGCAAGACGTGCTTCTGCTCGGAGCACgtgcggcggcgcggcgccggCCGGCCCGCGCGCGGCGCGCCGCCCTGCCCGCGCTGCCAGTACCCCACGCAGCTCACCGCCGACCTCAGCATGTCCA CGCGCTCTCACCGCTACGGGCGCCAGGGCGCGTCGCAGCCGCTGGACGACGACGACGACTACGGCAGCTACGGGGACTACACGCAGGGAg CCTCATATGGAGGAGAGGAGGGCGGAGGAGAGGATGACTCGTCCTCGTACAGCGAGTCCGATGATGACTCGGACGAAGAGGATGACTCGGACTCTGACTCAGAGCCCGGGGAGTCGAGCTCTGTGCCCGCGACTAAGGGCTCATGA